In Pseudomonas sp. Leaf58, one DNA window encodes the following:
- the serB gene encoding phosphoserine phosphatase SerB, producing the protein MREIVLINITGEDRPGLTAAITGVLLQGGVSILDIGLAVMHGTLSFGILVDIPDNEVATGLLQSVQAKAHELNLQARYTPISEADYQHWADGQGEARHIVTLLSRKITPEQLQRVSAVISHYGLTIERIERLSARVALDAETDKGKAAVEISVRGVPSDAQALRADFFALAEELSIDIAFQKDDLFRRNRRLAVFDMDSTLIEAEVIDELAKAAGVGEQVAAITERAMRGELDFRASFKERMALLKGLDVGVLDEIGASLRLTEGAENLFAELKRLGYKTAILSGGFTYFARQVQARLGIDYVFANELEVVDGKVTGVAVEPIVDAQRKAELLQKLASEEGLQLEQTIAVGDGANDLPMLSLAGLGVAFRAKPLVRQSAKQAISTLGLDGVLYLLGLRDRDARG; encoded by the coding sequence GTGCGCGAAATCGTCCTGATCAACATCACCGGTGAGGACCGTCCCGGTCTCACTGCGGCCATCACCGGCGTCCTGCTGCAGGGCGGTGTGAGCATTCTCGACATCGGTCTGGCAGTTATGCACGGCACCTTGTCGTTCGGCATCCTGGTCGATATCCCAGACAACGAAGTGGCCACCGGCTTGCTGCAAAGCGTGCAGGCCAAGGCCCATGAGCTGAACCTGCAGGCCCGCTACACGCCGATTTCCGAGGCGGACTACCAGCACTGGGCCGACGGCCAGGGCGAGGCGCGCCATATCGTCACCCTGCTTAGCCGCAAGATCACCCCCGAGCAGTTGCAGCGGGTGAGTGCGGTGATCAGCCACTACGGCTTGACCATCGAGCGCATCGAGCGCCTGTCGGCCCGTGTGGCACTGGATGCAGAAACCGACAAGGGTAAGGCAGCCGTCGAGATTTCCGTGCGTGGCGTGCCAAGCGACGCCCAGGCCCTGCGCGCCGACTTCTTTGCTTTGGCCGAAGAGCTGAGCATCGATATCGCTTTCCAGAAGGACGACCTGTTCCGCCGCAACCGCCGCCTGGCGGTGTTCGACATGGACTCGACGCTGATCGAGGCCGAAGTCATCGACGAACTGGCCAAGGCTGCGGGTGTGGGTGAGCAAGTGGCGGCGATTACCGAACGCGCCATGCGTGGCGAGCTGGATTTCCGCGCCAGTTTCAAGGAGCGCATGGCCCTGCTCAAGGGCCTGGACGTGGGCGTGCTGGACGAGATCGGTGCGTCGTTGCGCCTGACCGAAGGCGCCGAGAACCTGTTCGCCGAGCTTAAGCGCCTGGGTTATAAAACCGCGATCCTGTCCGGTGGCTTCACTTACTTTGCCCGCCAGGTGCAGGCGCGCCTGGGCATCGATTATGTGTTCGCCAACGAGTTGGAGGTGGTCGACGGCAAGGTGACTGGCGTTGCTGTGGAGCCAATCGTCGACGCCCAACGCAAGGCCGAGCTGCTGCAGAAGCTGGCCAGCGAAGAAGGCTTGCAGCTGGAACAGACCATTGCCGTCGGTGACGGTGCCAACGACTTGCCGATGCTGTCGCTGGCCGGGCTGGGTGTGGCGTTCCGCGCAAAACCGCTGGTGCGCCAGTCGGCCAAGCAGGCGATTTCCACCTTGGGGCTGGATGGGGTGCTTTACCTGTTGGGCTTGCGCGACCGCGATGCGCGCGGCTGA